The genomic window AAGTACTATTTGCAGACCAcacgatatttaaataaacttattattgttttatacagtggcttaaaaaattgaaaacgtaTAGTTCAACATTTCGTTGGGATTAGTCTTTTCAAGATCTTCATTCCTTAAGGAGTATTATGTTTTCTTGTTTGTTTCCCGGGGACCAAACTAAttcatgaattttcaactgaaaataattacttgtaaattttcgcgattttgacTTATAATCCTAATAAtcacatttataaatgtgtataagtacctataaggCTATTACGATCGATCGTAGTTTTACCACGAAAGCAggccataattttaataatcatccACAAGGCATTACGACGACGAATAAAGATATATgacgtgtattataaatacatacgatACCCACTCGATCAGGATTAGCTTGTCTCTAATCGACACGGCAGTCTATTTCGATTAATTGCCCTAGTGGTGtatttattacagttattacttattagtttattacactatataggtacattaccgtttaatttaacataaccgTATAcaggtttttaaataacagcCTGCAGGTTGTTTTTTACgcattattacttaattattaaattatacgattatattgCTGTTATTACGggttttattctatttactaGCGAAAAGTGtaaaagtttatttgaaaGTATTATTGAAACCTGTGTATAAAatcgaataattaaatttctagaagaagttaataaaataatgataataatgacgtTTTCCTTCAAGCTTAATCGATTTGGATCCATACGCTCGCTACGTCtcgagatttatttttaaattacaatgatataatttttaattactgtgttttttttccgttttaTTCACAACAGATTGAGTTGTCCGAGTCTGCCATCGGCGGGAGACGAATTTCCGCAGCCGGTTCACAAGCCTCTAACGCCACAGGTTGTAAAGGTGACGCGAGAAATTAAATTCGTCACGCCTGCAGAATCTAAGAGTATTGATTAATTAACCGTGTCAACTATTCCTGTTGCCGATCAGATCGACAATGATtaataaacatgttttatgAATTCAGTAATTTGTGATTTTCAGAAATGTGATAAATCCGTAGGTAATAggcgtattatacattaagtcTTAATGCCAGTTTTTTCTACACAAAATCTTATGTGATACTTAAGTATAAACAAAGTGATAATtggtagtaaaattattttcttaataatcaaaatgttaagaaaaaaaatcaatcagtTATTAATGTTCCGTAAGAACCATGATTcatgaatcattttttttttttaataaattacgtgtttataatttatattatgacatttaatgatatattttgtctttcataaattatgaatatgaatTTTGTCATTTATAGTTAGGTTACCTATAGTTTAGTTACCTAGGTATTTAGTACATCGCAAATACATtacttctatatttttttgcattttagcacaatatattgtaaatcatttggattgtatattataatataatattatataataaatacattattaatatattttataaatacagaaGATCGATAACTATGTGTTTAAGACTCATTCATAAAAACAGTGTCCTAGCTGCAGGTAACCTAGAATTTAGATCACAGGTGACAAGtatagaacaaaataatatgtataattattgtatatacataatttcaaatatttttaaatattaatacaatttttataggtacttaaaaacttgaataataataaggcaCATCATCAAGTTTAatcttgaattttattaagtaatttaagtgTACttgcaatttataaatgaaagttgttttatcaatattaggtatatagttaataatttttttttttttttaatttttatattctaaaaatactttcaaatattaaatctaaaaatgagCTGTGtgcatttattacataatttatactatttttattacatttttaataaaaatattaatctattctaatttaaacagatgttatattatatgttacgaAATAGAGATGTTTTTGGACCtgcgttattattgttgtgttaattgtatacaattttctagTCTATAttgtatctacctatatatgtagTAAAAGTACTAAATACTAGATGCAattgaaattatgtttacCTTCATATAACAATGtggtatgtaattaataatttttgttaaatttactgTACTTATACATCAGAAATAATGtggtattttacaatatttttttggttaattaaaacgatattatacgtacctgttctgtaatcattattaatgagttataataacttccaaaatattttaaagtttaatactaTCATAGTTTATGTGGATTAAACgtgaatttactatttaccaattaaatttaaaattatttatttgggaaatgtaaatatcaaatatttgcaGGAAAGGATTATTTGATTGTTTAGTACTTACCTCCAaacgtaattataaaatatattatactttataattttatgatattaaatatcaaaaaatatgtacttattaaaaattataaaatattaaaacatacataaaaaaaagattggcTGACAACTGATGATAATTAACTGAACTTTGCGTGTGAATTATAAACACAgagtgtttaaatttaaatgcctgagctattttatatgattgtctacaaatcacaatattttttatttcgtttagcCGTCACGCACAAAACAACTCTTtatcttattagttatattacatattttataagtaattacattttataaaattataaatataaatatataaattgatgatacatttattttcacattaccttaaattacttacaagtactaatttttagatttttcgtaatcaatgaataaaaaaactttaaaggtattattgttttgttagaTTAACATCAGACATCAGTAAATATGGTAGGTAGtgaatatttgtttaagtAAACTacgtttcttaaaaataataataaaataaaaattcaaacttcTGTTTTTACTCAGAAAAATGAAAACCGATATAATAACAAAGACTTAGTCACAATTAGAAAAATGCCACTCACAAGTTTACTACGTACTAATGtttgatatcataatattattataatataacgaataaaacgtattaataatatgaacacaCTGCGCCAGATGATcgataaataactttattttcgaCCCACACATTTCAGATCAAACACACTCCCTCGTGATTTCACCTTGCAGTTTACCACAGATGACCGGATTCGTTTATGATAAAAACCGGCATGTTTACCTTTTCACACATGTTTTCCTGTACCATCTTCATGTAAATTTCGAAAAACATTTAAGTCGGtcgtattgtttatatttactttccaTTCGAACTCAATACGACtgtgttatatacatatatgtatgtatgtatgtatgtatgtatgtatgtgtgtgtttacCAGccggatattatttaaatacattaactcataatttattaaataaacaacgcTTTAATAAAGGTTAGTGCCCTAACCATCATCGGTTTTTGAACAACAGCCAATGGTCATGATCTGCAGAATAatgctgaaaatattttgatgtgtataacttataggtaggtttagattatataatatcgtattatttatattcatgttATGATAAACCattctgaaattaaaaatacaaattgaattttacaGATCATGTAATACGATTATAAcccttaagttttaaaaaattgtgttatatgtacctttataaattgtacatgatattatatgaggCCACCTAATTTTTGATGTGTTgcttatatattgataattaaacgtattatagttttagcgtttattgtttacaatttatttattaatattgtccatctgatataatttgtttattttaagtcatGTACGTGTTCTGTTATtggtattgatattaaaaggtataatacctgtctataattaatagtaaaaaacacACCAGACAGCCGATAAACATTTATAGGTTAAATGGTtcagaaaaaaagtaaaatttgttaataataatcaaacaatattttatgcgaatatatttttttaaacatttgtctatatcattatatttacatgtaaCACTTAATGgcataacacaatattatacttttaatcgGCCAACGTTCAGTTGTGCCGCAAACAATGTTCACACTATGGCTAATGTGTTTTCGTGCATCCCAGGGAAACCTAATTGAGCTTCTTGCATTATTCTCAACCTAGGTCCCATGGGCACACCGAGCTTATGCATTCTTTCCTCGCTCATGTATGGCAATTCCACCAAGccgattttttctttttcgaaTGCCGATGCGTATTTCTGAAAAGGGTAAAACAACCAATACCtagttagttaaatttttttttgtgaattattataaaatatattataacaaaaactaattataatcaaaatattgtttataattttattgtcataaattattgtgttttaatacGGTTATTTTAGATAAGTCGATTCGTTAAGATTTTCTCGAATAATTtctatgaaaatgtattaatgtatttaatgccAGTAAcggaaactataatatattacctcaTATCCTAATTTTTTGAGAAACAGTCTTAAAAGTGGAGGCTCGTCGCCGAAAAATTTAGTAAGCTTCTTTACTTTATTTGGACTCGAGTTGGTCTGTTCTGGACAGAGAGATTGAAGGACTCGGGGAACAGAATGTGAACGTATAGACAACATGTTTGTCTGTGTTCGCAATGCAGAAAGCTCGTTTCGAATAACTTCCATTTCTTGAATCATAAGATGTTGAGTTCTCATTTCAGACGAGAGGTGTGCAACACTTCTTGCCAAGGTGACAACGTGCGATTCCAAACGTTGAAAACGTTTATTGATAccctaaaaatgattatttttttttaataatcatttatttttataatattattttattatttgtgcatacaacatttttattttaataaatttctaaatacgtttgaaaaatataaacaactatttatattatattgttccattcgcatattatgtatatcataaaatatatttttatttttgaagtttgATATCCAAAACTTACTTTAATATCCTTGACGGATTTCTTCCGATCGTCTGTTGACCTTCGGTGCCTCTCACGGTAAGGTCTACTGCTAACCGATGACGGAATTGAGGACATACTACCATACATTCGTCGTCGGTGAACTCTAGGGTCAGACGGTTGATATCTAGGACCACCGCCAGATTTACGCACCCCGAGTAATTTGAGTACCTGAACACGTGGTTTGtggttttaatatcaaatagggtagaaaattaatattgaattacataCCTCTGAATACATAGTTTCCAATCCTTCTAACTGTTTACGTATTGTGCGTACGTCACTGTTAACGGTTTCGTCGTCGCTGCTTGCTTCTTCGTCAAACATTGAGTCCATATCACCAACACTGCttgctataataattgtatttttattttattaattataatattttgatatgaaTGATATTATCGTTATCAAATTCTTACATTGTAGTATTCTTTTCAAATCTTGTCTCTTATTAGTACTTGTTTGTCTATGTGATTTTTCTTTTGGTGCCCTGTTTGACCAAGGTGTTCTTTGATTTGAACTCTGGCCTCGAGATTTTACTGAATACTCATTTCGTCTATGATAAAATGTtcgtgaatatattttaaaaataaatcaataacaaaTCTTACAGTTTATGGACGGGCGTTTGCATATCATCGGATGATCCATCAGGAGACAGTGGTGGCAATGGCGGAGTTACAGAAGATACACTATCGCTTAATGTTGATGGCACACTAACTTTAGATGGATCAAGGATTTGTCGTAACTCGGTATCTACATAATCCATCCATTCGCTTTGACCTTTTTTTCCTGTaagacattaattttttataagtggtTAGGTGCTATACATTCATTTAGAAATGGGATTaagagtattttataaaaaagttcataaaaataaaaatacaaagacctcttttgttttaaagcttaaaaatatactacttaagtaatattataattcaacctaaatatatatttaaaaaacaaaagaattatttcataatgaaACCAAccgaatataaaattttctttaaaatgacatcaaatcatattattataaatcatattatataactatgtagtatagttaaaaatataaaaaaactacataAACTTGCTTACCTTGATTTGTCTGTAATTCAGACGATGATTCGGGACTAGTTGCAGAATTTTGAGCTTTGCCACTACTATAGACGGTACTACCACGTCCAGAATCAGATTGTCCTCCACTACCCAATCTCCCATCTGAGCTAGCCCCGCTAATTGGACCACTCGCAGCCCTTTGTTCTTCCAGTTTATCAACGTCATCTAATGAACTTGGTTGGGACTTGAAATCGTCCCGTTTAGAAATTTTTCGGGCAAGATATCTGTCGCTTGAATATTGCACATTATTGGTTTGACCGGTCTGCTCAACAAGATTATCGTTCGATTTGGATCTCGAAAAAGGCACCGGCGCATCTTGACTTTTAACCGGCAACGgtgttttaaaacattcttGTGTTTGTATAGGAACTGAAagtcttttttttacatataaaggACTTTGGTTGATATGCCCATAATTAGACTGGACTCTGACTTCGTAATTATTTCTGTTAGCGTCGCTATACGTCGAAGGATCTGGTTTTCTCATATCAATTACTCTATTAGTCTGTATTGTATGTGGTCTATCATACGTTCTCGATGGACCAGGATTTGTTCTACATTGATCTGGTGtttgatatacattttgattagGCACGGATATGGCTAAATTTTGCATTTGATTATTAACTGCTAAATACACTCCATGTTGAATTAGTTGACTGTGAGGGCTCAATGCCGGATCGTCTAACTTCACGGGAGTTGGAATTGGTGCTTCTGCGTTATTTAAGTTTGTCTCTGATACTTgttcatttttagattttgaaaatcTTGTTGTTATCATATCTTTAATGCGAGATGAAAATTTCTTTGAGTTATTAGGATCTTCAGGTGTAGAATGTAATGGTCCAGCTGTATAAGTATCAACacgtctataaaataattaaataatttatcattaataataattaattacttatcgATAATATtgcttaaacaataatttaatcttactGTGGAAATCCATTAGAGTCATCTCTGAATATCGGAGATAATTCTGTTGGAGGATCCAAAGACTTTATAGGTTCAgcctaaacaaaattttatcaaaatgatattattaaaatattattttttaagttaaatgtttTGCTTACCTTATAAACATACTGTTGATTTACATTTTCCTTAATCATAGTATAATGTTGAGGTGTATGATATTGATGATTATTTTGAGGAACattgttctaaaataaatgttaattaattaattaatattattgcatttttaagttaattttagtaaacatACTACGTTTGAAGATTGCTCCGACCATGCAATTTGTACATTTGGTGCGTCAGGTGCAACAGATTTTGGTCTTTTTTTGTACTcgtttaaaataggtatttttaaatttttgtctaCATTACTCAGGATTACCTCCCTTTCGATCTGGAAAATATATcagtgtttaattttaattttaagatttaatagcctacaatagtttttcttttataattaaaaaccagattatatatatatattttcaataatatatatgacgaAGTATTCAAGTATGTCAACCTTGATCGTTACTGTTTTTAATTGGTTGTTCTGCTTTTAAAACATTCTAACGTAACAAATGCGTCAAGTCTGTTCATCTTATTAACGTTTActatatttgtaatacattcttttttttttgacacattcttggaaattttatttgtacatcaAACAAACACGGAAACACCGCGCAAATGACCTAAGCACTTTTGTCacttataaattcttatagtataaatgtatttaaagtcTATTCTCCAGGTACGTAACTTTTTACGAAATTTTACACTCGCATATCAATAATACTTTATCTTGGTCACGTCAACGTTCTCATGCCCTAATCTCTCACCAATCATACGCAATGATATTGCACAGCAACTTTCCCCAAACTGCTGGGAAAAATTCCCACGCATTATGTCTGTGTTCCCATggcaaaagaaaaaataaaccgttcgctttaaaattaagatatattgTTTGACTCACCGGAAATTTACTGGAATGTGTATGGATCTTGTTGCTTGTCCCGGGCAATGGCGTCGACTCGTTGTACAATGGATAGGGAGGCATTCTATATGGTGGTGGCCCTGGTGCTTGTTGATAATTCTGTGGACTCTTCGCCGGTTTTGGTGGAGGTACCGGCTTGGTCAGTCCTGTAACCCCTGTGAACACACATTTACAATACAGGTAAACGTTAATACCAAATTTGTActctgaataaaaataatattttatacatggtGGGTACAATAGTGTTTCTAGCAAGGGGTCGGAAATCGACTTTCGGTCCCGACTGAGCCTTTTCACTTGTCGGACCGTAGTCCTACACGGACCTGGCCGGGTAGCTGCGGAAGACGGGTTAGCACAAGTACACATCGTCGGGCGGACGAGCGTTCGGATCGACTAGTAGATCCGTAATGTGTAGCATATGATATCTTATGTCACAGACCACgggttttaacataatatacaacggAATAAGTGGCCCGTGCCGTGtgtacaaatttaatagtGCCTTCTTCTTGTTATCATTGTTGCGAGACCGATTTAATTATGCACATCCGTCAAGAAAGGATTTAGCAAAATCCAAGCAGACTGGTGTAGACCTATTcctagttttattttacaaaatatattatgtgacccAATATCTTActcaagaaattaaaataacgtcgaggaaaaaattataactccATACAACAGCCGTTCAAATTGGATCGTTGTTAATTGGCTTGGCCTTAAATAACCACCTGCTTACGTAGTGatgatagttaaaaaaactgttattcATACATACACAGGTTTTCCACAGCAAACCGTTAATAGTGCGActgtctctctctctctctctatcaCTCTAAGAAGTAGAAGAAGAATTCTATAAacgtttaaacaaaaaatcccATCAGACGAATATGCctactgttaataataaacaaaccaCAAGCGCGTATAGATATGTGTATGAAACGGTGCATGACGGATTTGTCGGAACAAACGTAAGGATTTTTAGCGGAAGTTCATTAGTTCCACACGCTAATATACATTGCAgtgttatgtataaaatgttatgggAACTCACGGAACCAGAAATCCGGAGGAGGGCTTGCATACTGAGCTTTCTTTCAGCCCAGAACTACGCAGCATGCGTGCACACCTGTTGAATGTCgtgcatacattatattatttttttataataatattttattattactataaccgTTCTGAACGTTAACGgtctagtattataataaacattatgataTTCAATTGAACGAATGTACCCACTGCACCACTGCagactacaatattataatgatgtactGCAACAAAATATCCGACTGTGCCGGAATTCGAGAGTGGGGTAGGTAGTATTTCCACGTGCAGTGGAAATACACACAATCGAtttgctataaattattatttatacgtacaTCAGCGATTGACAAGAATACATCAATCGATGAATGGCgttagtgtatataatataagttataacataccACAAAAACGTATCATTAAAACGGTTCTGTACAAATATACATCGCGATCACGTACAACAGCTAGAGTCCATAGTgctattgtacattatatattacgatAAATTAGACATGCCTTGTTGATCGGAACCACGATGATGTGTCGAAAGTCGAAACGTTACCTATACCTGcctattttttctttgtattcGGAacgtaaatgtattattatcatatcattTATACACACTTGTTATTCCATTTTAGTTCaacctttatttatattatctggTATTTAGTGGCCCAACCAGAATTTATCTAAGGGGAGGATCCAAACATGAAACATTACACATTCTTTTGTAGCACAAgtagataaaaaatttcaaaataaacatatctaatgaatatttcataacgcaatatttaaacacaatacctattatattaaaaaaaaaaaaaaaccacgtcaataaataaaatatataaaattattatttaatacaagctATAaactcatataaaattaaaaactttgaatgaaaattatttttctttttcacaagatataaatgcaattactactaaaatgtcaaataattattgatacctatctggaaaaaaatttaattatattcttctTATACGTCCAATAAATACTTGGTTTGATATCATTTTCGTTCAAATACATAGATGCTATATAAATCATCCTCTATTACTACTTTGTCATAGCTTTCGACATGGCAACATTACGTAATACGTTCATAATAAACGACAAGATTATGAAGGTTCATTTTGGAAGAAGAAACGATCAATACTTGAAAacatgctattattatttttttttttttttgtgattattaAAACGATTGTTTAACAGTTAGAcataaacaaatcaataaaatatggaaCAAAAAAACAGATTCTATAATAGCCTTCTAGATATTCTTTTAGAATGTTATATCGGTTGGATCGGTGTTTTTCTTGTATAGAAATGTcagaaatattgattttaatatataattgattgtATATTTCGTATGGTCATAATACCAGTaattttgtacctattatacctacctagtttataaaattataaataataaaatattcatgaaaaaaattcaaatcaacttgtttttttttacatttattcaatCTCCAAGGGAGGGGTGGAGAGGAAGAGATTCCAGACTTGGAGTTTACCCCCATGGGGAACTATTGTGTAACTAGTGTTCTATTTCTGATTTCATAGTTTTTTATGAAGAAGCgagaaatatactatattttaacaaatacacTATAGCTAGCATGTACAAACGATTGACTTAAAAAcagttaatacataaaattctcCCTTTACATTAATACTAAGATTCATTGCGAAAAAAACCACCTgtcttaatgtttaaaaaaactgacACCATGTTTCAAACGACGGCGGGAAGATTACGGATTCTCAACGGCTTGAAAAAACCCGCTGGCAGACGTCTAATTATCTATTGTACACGTAACCCCTCGACTTCcggaacaatatatatatattaaatatatatataaataattttttacttcataaagaacaatataaaataataataaaaaatataattcgtgTTACAGGTGTGCCAACCGTCCGGTCAGCCACCTGcaattgtatacatacatacatacgtacatacatacatacacacacacacacacctatatatatatatttgtttgatcAAAACAAGGTCTgtttaactgttatttaacgattatatatgtatatatatatatatatatattatatacaaacacataatatacatattatattattatatattatagtgcatGTTCACGAAAAGGATAAGGTGTGGAAGCAGAGTAGGAATTGGTTATTCTGTAGTTGTTTCAAGGTGAGCAAATACCTTAGCAGCCGCCACCGCTGTCTCTCTCATTCGGTTCGCTCGAGGCATTTCTTCCCCACCgtcacttttttatatttccattaccaccacacacacacacacatatatgaattttattgtagtttgATTACACACATGTCCGATATGATAAATCGCATTGTATTCTAGTCAAGAAGtgaaattcatcaaaatacgCACAATACCGCACCACCGTCGGGCACCTTTCTCCCGGTATACGACGACGTATAGGTTTACGCGTACTATATGGGAGCAGAtcgatttgaaaaatacacttattattGATAGTATCGAATATGATCGAGAACGTCGCTCGGCTTATCGGTGAATAAAAACGCGTTGTTATGATTTAATGACAAGTGTAAATcggattttcaaaaaaaaaatcgtgtgTACaacttattgtaatatattgtgaaAGCCTTTCCATCATTTTAATACTGTTCAAACAGTTTTTCGATATAAAACGCATACACGTTAAAGCtggaattttttaatgatcaatttatttatgattttcattaaaaacaaaatcaataggTTAGGCAACTactgaataataatcatacctctaattacatacataaaatagtatacatttgcTTGTGCAATTAACTACAAGAAAACAAGATTCTCCTTGAGGTCTATCAACTTaagtttacatttaaaaatatttcataaagaaatatgcataaaaaatatttaaaatctatgcGTGTTTCGTTGTGTCGtgaccattttttaaataataatagctttaGCCtccaataagaaataatttttaaactagtttagatttttctttaatttaaaactcataGGTATCTTCGAATACGATTATCGGTTAGAATTTGGATTAGaaacgtttttaaatgatttttataattggtggaaataataaaattatttttcagccTACACAActcagaaaaacaaaaaaataaattttattttattaacatataaacaagtatatatagttgtattttatatttgtgatgaaatgtttaattttatgagtACTACCtacttgaatatattattataatttatgtaaaaaccgtaccatacttattatactataatatattttacggtGTAATACAGATTGTTCTGTAGTAGGTTATGAGCTACgatatttcaagttttattcatattttactgttataaatatttcaattaaaatttgaagatAGTGCAATAATACAATGACCTACAGAAATGTAGAGAATttcgaattaatttattttgaaaaaccattttatttaactattgctgtatatgttattttcatataaagtaAGTTATTGCGGGTTACttccaatttaatttaatgacagATAATAATCTGTAATTTATTAGTCAATTGAAAATCACAAGGtaataattggtatttaatatttatagataatattcaatcgcacgtttaaaattattatagtcagaTATATTTGGGATAATattcacaaattaaattaggtatgcGTTGAGTTAAACAAACTAAGGtacctaagtatataatattataatatggggGTCCAATAGATTTTGAAGtgcattaaattatagattaaacattatttttgtttcacaGACGCCAGtcagtgttattattatgaacattcTCTTTTTTACATTATGATCTACGGTCAcgcaacttttaaaatatgttttttcgaaaaagaaaatgttaattGCTGGTCTAGGGATAGAAGTACAACATCTGTTGGCACGATGAGAGTGCCAGCTATCTAA from Aphis gossypii isolate Hap1 chromosome 1, ASM2018417v2, whole genome shotgun sequence includes these protein-coding regions:
- the LOC114129058 gene encoding uncharacterized protein LOC114129058 isoform X1 — encoded protein: MCTCANPSSAATRPGPCRTTVRQVKRLSRDRKSISDPLLETLLYPPWVTGLTKPVPPPKPAKSPQNYQQAPGPPPYRMPPYPLYNESTPLPGTSNKIHTHSSKFPIEREVILSNVDKNLKIPILNEYKKRPKSVAPDAPNVQIAWSEQSSNVNNVPQNNHQYHTPQHYTMIKENVNQQYVYKAEPIKSLDPPTELSPIFRDDSNGFPQRVDTYTAGPLHSTPEDPNNSKKFSSRIKDMITTRFSKSKNEQVSETNLNNAEAPIPTPVKLDDPALSPHSQLIQHGVYLAVNNQMQNLAISVPNQNVYQTPDQCRTNPGPSRTYDRPHTIQTNRVIDMRKPDPSTYSDANRNNYEVRVQSNYGHINQSPLYVKKRLSVPIQTQECFKTPLPVKSQDAPVPFSRSKSNDNLVEQTGQTNNVQYSSDRYLARKISKRDDFKSQPSSLDDVDKLEEQRAASGPISGASSDGRLGSGGQSDSGRGSTVYSSGKAQNSATSPESSSELQTNQGKKGQSEWMDYVDTELRQILDPSKVSVPSTLSDSVSSVTPPLPPLSPDGSSDDMQTPVHKLRNEYSVKSRGQSSNQRTPWSNRAPKEKSHRQTSTNKRQDLKRILQSSSVGDMDSMFDEEASSDDETVNSDVRTIRKQLEGLETMYSEVLKLLGVRKSGGGPRYQPSDPRVHRRRMYGSMSSIPSSVSSRPYRERHRRSTDDRKKSVKDIKGINKRFQRLESHVVTLARSVAHLSSEMRTQHLMIQEMEVIRNELSALRTQTNMLSIRSHSVPRVLQSLCPEQTNSSPNKVKKLTKFFGDEPPLLRLFLKKLGYEKYASAFEKEKIGLVELPYMSEERMHKLGVPMGPRLRIMQEAQLGFPGMHENTLAIV